Proteins found in one Bombus terrestris chromosome 1, iyBomTerr1.2, whole genome shotgun sequence genomic segment:
- the LOC100644474 gene encoding maternal protein tudor isoform X1 — protein MNIKQNSELIIFVTHIEPCHTFLRIWGQIDKNSATCVERMILPLVEQFTRRQNCVKTQSDSLRINALCCAKFQNEGYYRARIKHINNIDNTVLLHFIDYGNLELLPIQEIHLLDDIPGSESLQSFPPVAFQFTLMHLLPTNDHWSNEVIESIQKTLRYNEYKIVIHTITNSDNFIKLVYNDEDFSEMLIRRFIAKKATLLEMYSSRGITDPELLLYEKNLGSLHSAENEVQEFQQNDCSCCAAQQKHMKHASVQETLVFKSRVLDVSSKHDVYVSFVEDGPHKFSVQLQSTTQILHVLMRDINNHPLEPLQEPPLPGSVCLGRYTRDKVLCRAVVMSVMENKCKLYYVDFGHTEVLPYTDIFKLPPHFINPRVLSIRFTLSGVHELSVTATMKEYFKQVLAGKLLVLHVCPPEGPPLVQYGELYDNGKNIKDLLRQAFPPPLMLKSINCFTYQTPKSLSVGDIVNVYVSFVESYKRFFVRLEDYVPSLELVMNNLADFCKNAPTLSLAELKVGLPCAALYDNHWYRARILNINGDKIRVLYVDYGNEETVTLKSLRSIRADLVKILPAQAIKCTLHGHRVIEPTQETQDRFESYTLEKRFHIKVIDITSNGLMVDLYEKEHNMNILSELFHIVPVEHVKNQYSFKLILKTKENEDINKCHKQNQSISLHQTHYDSTDKEVNKFNICKIESSNFDHDDSQNERFNGDESPNNRSTKDKWSNKHDGNDSSKIGKGTRGNRNRASDTSCKGNTKHGKSNTNRGSYSRRGGISETMQSNKSNDRNNDGKYKSGKTNSERKGQGYRLVQNRPSIANYTCDEKGRSTVKHTAIHIPHHTIATGIIKPCEVVVINSLCDFFVQLNTDYVALESMMENIASIYQDGGRLLLESNMYNGAYCVAQYSKDLKWYRAVIISNTDYNATVQFIDYGNTETVQCSKIKCIEKEFLKLPIQAIHCKLFGVKDDNLDSNKTKAFENLVINKTVEAEFISEENGMYSVLLKRMTDDEQTEIFINREFCKDIDLIKGNITEWTTIPYASGTKKDVIITWFTNPNDFYCQILDNENEFKFMMNEIQRIYASKKPIPHKLQVGSPVIAIFSDDGAFYRAEIVELNKINGHLVQYIDFGNSAIVSPQNIYPVEKELTRLPKQAVQCSLLNVAPLNGFDWSEADTKAIDNCFNVDNCTCVFHEKKDNKYLISLINDGNDIAKMLAKLNLASLSNSDNNTSTSIIKSNIKRVDINLLNGQALRVKVSSVRDISEFYVQLPSATECQDIINTYMADKNPEQVMQRLSTHEICPGTGCLVYSNGVWRRAVINSHSQSTGFNVKFIDTGAYHEILSDSVLALPGELSVMQYQSIECSLVKDTISETNTTNTRFKEVIEGKEVIINVEEIDNNRLIVKLFDLNGHKINISEKSDERLLPICPLPILSSTQEVIVAHVDHSGSIWLKFTENYQMEKNLLQALNKYYPISGKLLKPKVGRLCAVRSSSDQWYRAKILSHSENGVCINYVDFGTCICVPHNRVMVLDSQFYTPHQLAINVSLSVIIKGTVFEQSDTLEHYLLNKILTCVFYNVNKKWVVELLHNGEKFSSKFRSLNLTSEQKIYGLRESAIHNMTEGYKYKVSVSHVDSPSQFWLHYADDILDFHSKHMQLQHEALSFPEIDGILEEGSLCIVLNTINNYWYRAQVLDADEDITTVRFIDHGNTDIINNKSGKIRELSDAWKEIKGYAIKCRLDVIPAETEDWNSTICKKFEGLVKDDDASVEAIVIANSVPKRIDLLVNGKSVSEMLVKDHYAVKIHTEEELIDEIVDLELDPYSAFVCHINSPSEFWVQEEKSVGNLEILTDRFLVAHMFPKVDEIKENLLCVAKYPEDECWYRARVVSHSDSATRVIYIDYGNSATSTEIRAIPPDLAVIPPLSRKCSLIMPKGIMKWSEEACKEFVTLAADGATIFLLDIINEGETSLVKLTLDGKNVTDILANFCERHSPITEKRLSPLGEENSSNVFVSCINSPDEFWIRTENDTKDLNIILEKLQAAPSFLPLSIFDIGTICAAKCLKTGQWRRANILSHSGKGTEVLCIDYGNITITNETRMLPADVISIPPLSKCCGLRKPNNINSWPLDACKIFEELAADGKTMFQFEILDDISNLPNVKLSLNGKNIVDILIPFVENISEDAVIKEVNERNKEENVDINRLPEDSESQNQKIEESTDNSCLNTDSVVELTVDEIVQNMKVDKPREDEDTYIHTQICNTEMKISEPNINIQCSENVKDGNTSNLKEFVREQSIETLEETTRKDTSISVLKEETNILSIDETKKSSNKDCYTRDIDELNANIIDSKDCSDVSNRQDDESLIDVTVSEKITASQDNDPKISE, from the exons atgaacataaaacaaaattcaGAATTGATTATTTTTGTGACTCATATTGAACCATGTCATACATTCCTCAGAATATGGGgtcaaattgataaaaattctgCAACATGTGTAGAACGTATGATTTTACCCCTTGTTGAACAATTTACTAGACGTCAAAACTGTGTTAAAACTCAGTCAGACAGTTTGCGCATAAATGCTCTTTGCTGTGCtaaatttcaaaatgaaggATATTACCGAGCAAGAATAAagcatataaataatattgataatactGTGCTTTTGCATTTCATCGATTATGGCAATCTTGAATTATTGCCAATACAAGAAATACATTTACTTGACGATATACCTGGTTCTGAATCTTTACAATCTTTTCCACCTGTGGCGTTTCAATTTACATTAATGCATTTATTACCTACAAATGATCATTGGTCTAACGAAGTAATTGAGTCAATTCAGAAGACTCTAAGGTAcaatgaatataaaattgtgATTCATACCATAACCAATAgcgataattttattaaacttgtGTACAATGATGAGGATTTCAGTGAAATGTTAATCAGGAGATTCATAGCAAAAAAGGCAACATTGCTAGAAATGTATAG TTCAAGAGGTATAACAGACCCTGAATTGCtattatatgaaaaaaatcTGGGTTCATTACATTCTGCTGAAAATGAAGTTCAAGAATTTCAACAAAATGATTGTTCATGCTGTGCAGCTCAGCAAAAACATATGAAGCACGCCTCTGTTCAAGAAACTCTTGTATTTAAGTCTCGCGTTTTGGATGTATCATCAAAGCATGATGTATATGTTTCATTTGTAGAAGATGGTCCACATAAGTTTTCTGTGCAACTTCAAAGTACCACCCAGATATTGCACGTACTCATGAGAGATATTAACAATCATCCTTTAGAGCCGTTACAAGAACCTCCATTACCTGGATCAGTATGTCTAGGTCGTTATACGCGAGATAAGGTGTTATGCAGAGCTGTTGTAATGTCTGTTATGGAAAATAAGTGTAAACTTTACTATGTCGATTTTGGTCACACGGAAGTGTTACCATACACAGATATTTTCAAGTTACCGCCTCACTTTATTAATCCTAGAGTGCTTTCTATTCGGTTCACATTAAGCGGTGTACACGAATTAAGTGTTACAGCTAcaatgaaagaatattttaaacaagTACTAGCAGGAAAGCTCCTTGTTTTGCATGTCTGCCCACCAGAGGGACCACCTTTAGTACAATATGGAGAATTATATGATAATGGAAAAAACATAAAAGACCTTCTTAGACAAGCATTTCCACCTCCACTTATGCTGAAATCtataaattgttttacataCCAAACACCGAAATCATTATCTGTAGGAGACATAGTAAATGTCTATGTTTCGTTTGTGGAATCTTATAAAAGATTTTTTGTACGACTTGAGGATTATGTACCATCTCTTGAATTAGTAATGAATAATTTAGCGGATTTTTGTAAAAATGCACCTACTTTAAGTCTAGCAGAATTAAAGGTTGGTCTTCCTTGTGCTGCTTTATATGATAATCACTGGTATAGAGCACGGATTCTAAACATAAATGGAGATAAAATAAGAGTCTTATATGTAGACTATGGTAATGAAGAAACTGTAACTTTAAAGTCTCTTCGTTCAATTCGTGCCGACTTAGTCAAAATATTGCCAGCACAAGCTATAAAATGTACTTTGCATGGTCATCGAGTGATTGAACCTACTCAAGAAACTCAAGATCGGTTTGAGTCGTACACTTTGGAGAAACGCTTCCATATAAAAGTTATAGATATAACTTCTAATGGTCTAATGGTGGATTTGTATGAAAAAGAGCATAACATGAATATTCTTTCTGAATTGTTTCATATAGTTCCAGTTGAACATGTAAAAAATCAGTACTCTTTTAAACTGATTTTGAAAACTAAAGAAAATGaggatataaataaatgtcatAAACAGAATCAATCAATATCACTGCATCAAACACATTACGATAGTACTGATAAAGAAGTGAATAAgtttaatatttgtaaaattgaatCAAGTAATTTTGATCATGATGATTCACAAAATGAAAGATTTAATGGAGATGAGTCTCCTAATAATCGTAGTACAAAAGATAAATGGAGCAATAAACATGATGGTAATGATTCGTCTAAAATCGGGAAAGGTACCAGAGGTAATAGAAATAGAGCTTCGGATACATCATGTAAGGGCAATACCAAACATGGAAAAAGTAATACTAATCGTGGTAGTTATTCTAGACGTGGAGGCATTTCTGAAACAATGCAAAGTAACAAATCCAATGATAGAAATAACGACGGAAAATATAAAAGTGGGAAGACAAATAGCGAAAGAAAAGGACAAGGATATAGGCTTGTACAAAATAGGCCAAGCATCGCTAATTATACCTGTGATGAAAAAGGACGAAGTACTGTGAAACATACTGCAATTCATATTCCACATCATACTATAGCTACTGGAATTATAAAACCTTGTGAAGTAGTTGTTATAAATAGTCTCTGTGACTTTTTTGTACAATTAAATACTGATTATGTTGCTTTAGAATCTATGATGGAaaatattgcatcaatatatcaAGATGGAGGAAGGTTACTACTAGAATCTAACATGTATAATGGCGCATATTGCGTTGCTCAATATTCAAAAGACCTAAAATGGTATAGAGCTGTAATCATATCCAATACCGATTATAATGCAACTGTACAATTCATAGATTATGGCAATACAGAAACAGTTCAATGTAGTAAAATTAAATGTatagaaaaggaatttttgaaactcCCAATACAAGCTATACATTGTAAACTATTTGGTGTAAAGGATGATAATCTTGATTCAAACAAAACAAAAGCTTTCGAGAATTTAGTTATTAATAAAACAGTAGAAGCAGAATTTATAAGTGAAGAAAATGGTATGTACAGTGTCTTACTGAAAAGAATGACTGATGATGAGCAAACAGAGATTTTCATAAATAGAGAATTTTGTAAGGATATCGACCTAATAAAAGGAAACATAACTGAATGGACTACAATTCCATATGCATCTGGAACTAAAAAAGACGTGATTATTACATGGTTTACAAATCCCAATGATTTTTATTGTCAAATACTCGATAACGAAAACGAATTTAAGTTTATGATGAATGAAATTCAGAGGATATATGCTAGTAAGAAACCAATTCCACATAAGTTACAG GTTGGATCTCCAGTAATAGCAATATTCTCTGACGACGGAGCTTTTTATCGTGCAGAAATcgttgaattaaataaaataaatggtcATCTTGTTCAGTACATAGATTTTGGAAATAGTGCTATAGTTAGTCCTCAGAACATTTATCCAGTAGAAAAGGAATTAACACGTCTTCCTAAACAAGCTGTCCAATGTTCATTGCTAAATGTTGCTCCACTAAATGGTTTTGATTGGTCTGAAGCAGATACAAAAGCAATTGATAATTGTTTTAATGTTGACAATTGCACATGTGTTTTTCACgagaaaaaagataataaatatttaatatcgttaattaatGACGGAAATGATATAGCTAAGATGTTAGCTAAACTAAATCTTGCATCACTATCCAATTCAG ATAATAATACTTCAACATCAATAATTAAATCTAACATAAAAAGAGTAGATATAAATCTCTTAAATGGTCAAGCACTTCGAGTAAAAGTTTCAAGTGTTCGAGATATATCAGAATTCTATGTACAATTACCTTCAGCTACTGAATGTcaagatataattaatacataCATGGCTGACAAAAATCCTGAG CAGGTGATGCAACGATTATCAACCCATGAGATATGCCCAGGCACAGGTTGTTTGGTTTATTCAAATGGAGTTTGGAGACGGGCGGTAATCAATAGCCATTCACAATCCACAGGCTTTAACGTAAAATTCATTGATACTGGAGCATACCATGAAATTCTGTCAGATAGT GTGTTAGCTTTACCAGGAGAACTTTCTGTAATGCAGTATCAATCAATTGAATGTTCCCTTGTAAAAGATACTATTTCTGAGACAAATACTACAAATACTAGATTCAAAGAAGTTATTGAGGGAAAAGAAGTAATTATAAATGTGGAAGAAATTGACAATAATAG acttatcgtaaaattatttgaCCTAAATggtcataaaataaatatttccgaAAAGTCAGATGAAAGATTATTACCAATATGTCCATTGCCTATTCTTAGTTCTACTCAAGAAGTAATAGTGGCACATGTAGATCACTCTGGTAGTATCTGGCTAAAATTTACTGAAAACTACCAAATGGAGAAAAATTTACTTCAGGCACTCAATAAGTATTATCCTATTTccggaaaattattaaaaccgaAGGTGGGTCGCTTATGCGCTGTTAGAAGCAGTAGTGACCAGTGGTATCGAGCTAAGATTCTAAGTCATTCTGAGAATGGAGTTTGTATAAATTACGTTGATTTTGGCACTTGTATCTGTGTACCCCATAATAGAGTAATGGTGTTAGATTCACAGTTTTATACACCACACCAGTTAGCTATTAATGTTTCACTATCAGTAATAATTAAGGGTACAGTATTTGAACAATCAGATACATTAGAACATTATTTGCTAAACAAAATTCTTACTTGCGTTTTTTATAATGTTAACAAAAAATGGGTAGTGGAATTGCTACATAATGGAGAAAAGTTCAGTAGCAAATTCCGTTCCCTTAATTTAACATCAGAACAGAAGATATATGGATTGAGAGAATCTGCAATTCATAATATGACAGAGGGTTATAAATATAAAGTCTCTGTAAGTCATGTAGATTCACCTAGTCAGTTCTGGCTTCACTATGCAGATGATATCCTAGACTTTCATAGTAAACATATGCAACTTCAACATGAAGCACTTTCATTTCCAGAGATAGATGGAATATTAGAAGAAGGAAGTCTGTGCATTGTTTTGAAcactataaataattattggtATAGGGCACAGGTACTCGATGCCGATGAAGATATCACCACTGTTCGATTTATTGATCATGGAAATACAGatattatcaataataaatCTGGAAAGATCCGAGAGTTGTCAGATGCgtggaaagaaataaaaggataTGCAATTAAATGCAGATTAGATGTTATTCCTGCAGAGACAGAAGATTGGAATTCtacaatttgtaaaaaattcgaAGGTTTAGTAAAAGATGATGATGCTTCTGTGGAAGCCATAGTAATAGCAAATAGTGTTCCAAAACGAATAGACTTGTTAGTAAATGGTAAAAGTGTTAGTGAAATGTTAGTCAAAGATCATTATGCGGTAAAGATTCATACAGAAGAAGAATTAATAGATGAAATAGTTGACCTTGAATTGGATCCCTATTCTGCTTTTGTATGTCACATTAACTCTCCAAGTGAGTTTTGGGTTCAAGAAGAAAAATCTGTTGGTAATTTAGAAATTCTGACTGATAGATTTCTTGTAGCACATATGTTTCCCAAAGTggatgaaattaaagaaaatttattgtgTGTTGCTAAATATCCTGAAGATGAATGTTGGTATAGGGCACGTGTTGTATCACACAGTGACAGTGCTACACGagttatatatatagattatggAAATTCAGCTACCTCAACCGAAATACGTGCTATACCGCCAGATCTTGCAGTTATACCTCCTCTATCAAGAAAATGTTCTTTAATTATGCCAAAAGGGATTATGAAATGGTCAGAAGAAGCTTGTAAGGAATTTGTAACACTAGCAGCTGATGGAGCAACTATATTTTTGTTAGACATAATTAATGAAGGTGAAACATCATTGGTAAAATTAACACTAGATGGTAAAAATGTAACAGATATACTTGCAAACTTCTGTGAACGTCATTCACCCATCACAGAGAAACGATTATCTCCTTTGGGTGAAGAAAATTCATCAAATGTATTTGTTAGTTGCATTAATTCACCTGATGAATTCTGGATTCGAACAGAAAACGACACTAAAGACTTAAACATAATATTAGAGAAATTACAAGCAGCACCTAGTTTCCTTCCATTAAGTATATTTGACATTGGTACTATTTGTGCTGCAAAATGTTTAAAAACTGGTCAATGGCGCAGGGCAAACATTCTTTCACATTCTGGAAAAGGTACTGAAGTTCTGTGTATAGATTATGGCAACATAACGATTACAAACGAAACACGAATGTTACCAGCAGACGTTATAAGTATCCCTCCTTTATCGAAATGTTGTGGCCTGCGAAAACCAAACAATATAAATTCTTGGCCTTTAGATGCTtgcaaaatatttgaagaacTTGCTGCAGATGGAAAAACAATGTTTCAGTTCGAGATTCTTGATGATATCAGTAATCTTCCCAATGTTAAATTAAGTTTAAATGGGAAAAATAttgttgatattttaataccatTTGTGGAAAATATATCTGAAGATGCTGTAATAAAAGAAGTGAATGAAAGAAACAAGGAAGAAAACGTAGATATAAACAGATTACCAGAAGATAGTGAAAGTCAAAatcaaaaaatagaagaaagcaCAGATAATTCATGTCTGAATACTGACTCTGTTGTAGAACTTACTGTAGATGAAATAGTCCAAAATATGAAAGTGGATAAACCAAGAGAAGATgaagatacatacatacatacacaaatATGTAATACTGAAATGAAAATAAGTGAACCAAATATAAACATTCAGTGTTCTGAGAATGTTAAAGATGGAAATACATCCAACTTAAAAGAATTTGTGAGGGAACAATCTATAGAAACACTAGAGGAAACTACAAGGAAAGATACTTCCATAAGTGttttaaaagaagaaactaaCATCTTGAGTATTGATGAAACAAAAAAATCTAGTAACAAAGACTGTTATACACGAGACATTGATGAACTAAATGCTAATATAATAGACTCTAAAGATTGCTCCGATGTAAGCAATAGGCAGGATGATGAGTCATTGATCGATGTGACAGTTTCCGAAAAGATTACTGCTAGCCAAGATAATGATCCTAAAATATCAGAATGA